A region of Vigna radiata var. radiata cultivar VC1973A chromosome 10, Vradiata_ver6, whole genome shotgun sequence DNA encodes the following proteins:
- the LOC106775407 gene encoding uncharacterized protein LOC106775407, with translation MRVWRVHLPEQKLCPHGVLRWVLVWMSVCLFLFTVGPPSRSLVKKSAPPQFSCPPCDCHCSSAEYLLDPLGLANGSVSDCGKRDPVLNEEMNKGLLAMLSEELNLQKVVAKESLEHTKRLVMDAKKTFSQYKKEAEKCNIGMETCEEARQRAEAELIEERRLTTMWENRAREYGWSDRKNHH, from the exons ATGAGGGTGTGGAGGGTTCACTTACCAGAGCAAAAGCTTTGTCCTCATGGTGTTTTGAGGTGGGTTTTAGTTTGGATGAGTGTGTGTTTGTTTCTGTTTACGGTTGGTCCGCCGTCTCGGTCGCTGGTTAAGAAGAGTGCACCTCCTCAATTTTCTTGTCCTCCCTGTGATTGTCACTGCTCTTCAGCAGAATATCTCCTCGATCCTTTGG GACTCGCCAATGGCTCAGTTTCTG ATTGTGGTAAACGTGATCCTGTTTTGAATGAGGAAATGAATAAGGGTCTATTGGCAATGCTATCTGAGGAGCTAAATTTGCAGAAAGTAGTGGCGAAGGAGAGCTTGGAACACACGAAAAGGTTAGTAATGGATGCCAAGAAAACCTTTTCACAGTACAAGAAAGAAGCAGAAAAGTGCAACATTGGAATGGAAACTTGTGAAGAAGCAAGGCAGAGGGCAGAGGCAGAGCTCATTGAAGAACGAAGGCTGACAACAATGTGGGAAAATCGAGCTCGTGAATATGGGTGGAGTGACAGAAAAAACCATCATTAG
- the LOC106774828 gene encoding glutathione synthetase, chloroplastic-like, with amino-acid sequence MSLFNYHRLDQQLLHTIAYDALVWSSLHGLVVGDNSVQRSGSVPGVGLVHAPIALLPTPFPQNQWRQASELAPIFNELVDRVSLDASFLQHSLSRTKEADEFTSGLLDIHSNMLRINKKEEIRLGLHRSDYMLDEKSNSLLQIELNTIASSFAGLSNLVTELHRYIVWRHGKLFGLDSKSIAANDAVNQNAEALAKAWSEYNNPRAVIMIIVQAEERNMYDQHFVSALLREKHNITSIRKTLGEVDEEGEILPDGTLCLNGQQISVIYFRAGYTPADYPSESEWKARLLMEKSSAIKCPSISYHLVGTKNIQQELAKPGVLERFLDNKEDIAKLRKCFAGLWSLDESSIVEKAIENPELFVMKPQREGGGNNIYGDDVRETLQKLQKSGSQEDAAYILMQRIFPAISATVLMRNGCWSKHHAISELGIFGTYLRNKDKVIINKESGYLMRTKISSSDEGGVAAGFAVLDSLYLT; translated from the exons ATGAGTCTCTTCAACTACCACCGTCTTGATCAACAACTCCTTCACACCATCGCTTATGACGCTCTCGTTTGGAGCTCTCTTCATGGCCTCGTCGTCGGTGATAACTCCGTTCAG AGATCAGGGAGCGTTCCCGGCGTAGGATTGGTGCATGCTCCGATTGCATTGTTACCGACGCCGTTTCCCCAAAACCAGTGGAGACAAGCCTCCGAATTAGCTCCGATATTCAATGAACTTGTTGATCGTGTTAGCTTGGATGCATCCTTTCTCCAACACTCTCTCTCCAG AACTAAGGAAGCCGATGAATTCACCTCTGGACTTTTGGACATTCATTCCAACATGCTACgcattaacaaaaaagag GAAATAAGATTGGGGTTACATCGATCAGATTATATGCTTGATGAAAAGAGTAATTCACTTCTGCAAATAGAACTTAACACTATTGCCTCTTCGTTTGCCGGTCTTAGTAACCTTGTGACAGAACTTCATAG ATACATAGTTTGGCGCCATGGAAAATTGTTTGGACTTGATTCCAAAAGTATTGCTGCAAATGATGCTGTTAATCAAAATGCAGAGGCTTTAGCTAAAGCTTGGAGTGAATACAATAATCCCAG AGCTGTGATTATGATTATTGTTCAAGCTGAAGAACGAAACATGTACGATCAGCATTTTGTTTCTGCACTTCTCAGAGAAAA ACACAATATTACAAGTATACGGAAAACATTGGGAGAAGTTGACGAAGAAGGGGAAATTTTACCAGATGGAACGCTTTGTTT GAATGGACAGCAAATTTCAGTAATTTATTTTCGGGCTGGCTATACACCAGCTGACTATCCTTCAGAATCT GAATGGAAAGCTAGGCTACTCATGGAAAAATCTTCTGCTATCAAATGTCCTTCTATATCCTATCATCTGGTTGGCACCAAAAATATTCAACAGGAACTTGCAAAGCCTGGTGTTCTTGAGAG GTTCCTTGATAACAAAGAAGACATTGCTAAGCTGCGTAAATGCTTTGCTGGATTATGGAGTTTGGATGAGTCAAGCATTGTTGAAAAAGCAATTGAAAATCCGGAGTTGTTTGTGATGAAGCCCCAAAGAGAAGGAGGAG GAAACAATATTTATGGTGATGATGTGAGGGAGACCCTCCAAAAGTTGCAAAAATCAGGTTCTCAAGAAGATGCAGCTTATATCCTTATGCAGAGGATATTTCCTGCTATTTCTGCAACAGTTTTGATGCGTAATGGTTGTTGGAGTAAGCATCACGCCATTTCAGAACTAGGCATATTTGGTACTTATTTAAG GAATAAGGATAAGGTTATCATTAATAAAGAAAGTGGGTATCTGATGCgtacaaaaatatcatcatctgATGAAGGCGGTGTTGCAGCTGGCTTTGCAGTGCTAGATAGTCTATACTTGACTTGA
- the LOC106776003 gene encoding glutathione synthetase, chloroplastic, with protein sequence MGGRSGCLFCSPSFTGIKIQPLSSYTFPSFSFTFSPHQNHSLSFPKLMSQPLSLNSAPLAEADTDSSAAPSLFDYHSIDQKLLQNIVYDALVWSTLNCLLVGDKSVQRSGTVPGVGLVHLPLCLLPGPFPESHWKQACELAPIFNELVDRVSLDGKFLQESLSRTKNADEFTSRLLDIHSQMLQINKTEDIRLAIMRSDYMVDDKTKSLLQIEMNTISTSFALIGCLMTGLHKSLISQYGNILGLDSNRVPANNAVDQSAEALAKGWSEYNNPRAAILVVVQVEERNMYEQHYISALLRDKYHIKSIRKTLAEIDQEGEILPDGTLSVDGQPISVVYFRAGYTPKDYPSESEWRARLLMEQSSAIKCPSISYHLVGTKKIQQELAKPGVLERFVENKDHVAKLRACFAGLWSLEDSDIVKKAIENPELFVMKPQREGGGNNIYGNDLKESLLKLQEAGSEEDAAYILMQRIFPATFPAILVRDGNWSTGHVIAEAGIFGTYLRNKDKIIINNESGYMVRTKVSSSYEGGVLPGFGVVDTVYLT encoded by the exons atggGTGGTAGATCTGGGTGCTTGTTTTGTTCTCCTTCTTTCACTGGGATAAAGATTCAACCTTTAAGTTCTTACACTTTTCCCTCTTTCTCCTTCACCTTCTCCCCCCACCAAAACCACTCACTTTCTTTCCCTAAACTCATGTCTCAGCCTTTATCTCTCAACTCTGCTCCTCTAGCAGAGGCTGACACTGATTCTTCCGCCGCCCCTTCCCTCTTCGATTATCATAGTATCGACCAAAAACTGCTCCAAAACATCGTTTACGATGCTCTTGTCTGGAGCACTCTCAACTGCCTCCTCGTTGGAGATAAATCGGTTCAG AGATCAGGAACAGTTCCCGGTGTAGGCTTGGTGCATCTTCCGCTTTGCTTATTACCCGGGCCATTTCCTGAAAGTCACTGGAAGCAAGCTTGTGAATTAGCTCCTATTTTTAACGAACTTGTTGATCGGGTGAGTTTGGATGGGAAATTTCTTCAGGAATCTCTATCAAG AACTAAGAATGCAGACGAATTTACCTCCAGACTTTTAGATATTCATTCCCAGATGCTACAGATTAACAAAACAGAG GATATACGCTTGGCAATAATGCGTTCGGATTATATGGTTGATGACAAGACTAAATCACTTCTGCAAATAGAGATGAACACCATTTCCACTTCATTTGCTTTGATTGGATGTCTTATGACTGGACTTCATAA GAGCTTAATTTCTCAATATGGAAATATCCTTGGACTAGATTCCAATAGGGTTCCTGCCAACAATGCTGTCGATCAATCTGCAGAGGCCTTGGCTAAAGGTTGGAGTGAGTATAACAATCCCAG GGCTGCAATTTTGGTCGTGGTTCAGGTTGAAGAACGAAACATGTATGAGCAGCACTATATTTCCGCCCTTCTAAGAGATAA GTATCATATCAAAAGCATAAGGAAAACATTGGCAGAAATTGATCAGGAAGGGGAAATTCTGCCAGATGGAACACTTTCTGT GGACGGACAACCAATTTCAGTTGTTTACTTCCGGGCTGGCTACACACCAAAAGACTATCCTTCAGAATCA GAATGGAGAGCTAGGCTACTCATGGAACAATCTTCTGCTATCAAATGTCCTTCAATATCTTATCATTTGGTTGGCACCAAAAAGATTCAACAGGAACTTGCAAAACCTGGTGTGCTTGAGAG GTTTGTCGAAAACAAGGACCACGTAGCCAAATTGCGTGCATGTTTTGCAGGGTTGTGGAGTTTGGAAGACTCagatattgttaaaaaagcAATTGAAAATCCAGAGTTATTTGTGATGAAGCCGCAAAGAGAAGGAGGAG GAAACAACATTTATGGCAATGATTTGAAGGAAAGCCTCCTTAAATTACAGGAAGCTGGTTCTGAAGAAGATGCAGCTTACATCCTCATGCAGAGAATATTTCCAGCCACTTTTCCAGCAATTTTGGTGCGTGATGGTAATTGGAGTACGGGTCATGTGATTGCAGAAGCTGGAATATTTGGTACTTATTTAAG GAACAAGGATAAGATTATCATAAATAACGAAAGTGGCTATATGGTGCGTACAAAAGTATCATCATCTTATGAAGGTGGAGTTTTACCTGGTTTTGGAGTGGTAGACACTGTATACCTAACTTGA
- the LOC106774827 gene encoding glutathione synthetase, chloroplastic-like, giving the protein MSAGIGCVACWETIPLFSASKSTTFPVLSGVRRHSLSVPFVSSSPNLVMSPPKPLTLTPLQHSPLFDYHRLDQQLLRTLAYDALVWSSLHGLLVADKSVQNSGSVPGVGLVHAPVALLPTPFPENQWSEAIELAPIFNELVDRISLDATFLQQSLSRTKKADEFTSRLLDIHSKMLKIDKKEEIRLGLHRSDYMLDEKTNSLLQIELNTIASSFAGLSNLVTELHRYILSRHGNLLGLDSKSIPANNAVNQYAEALAKAWSEYDNPRAVIMIVVQAEERNMYDQHFVSAVLREKHNISTIRKTLAEVDQEGEILPDGTLSVNGQAISVIYFRAGYTPDDYPSESEWRARLLMEQSSAIKCPSISYHLAGTKKIQQELAKPGVLERFLESKDDVDKLRKCFAGLWCLDDPNIVRKAIERPELFVMKPQREGGGNNIYGDDVRETLLKLQQAGSQEDGAYILMQRIFPSVSAAILMRNGCWHNDRVVSELGVFGTYLRNKNRVIMNKQSGYLVRTKISSSDEGGVAAGFAVLDSLYLT; this is encoded by the exons ATGAGCGCAGGCATTGGTTGCGTTGCATGTTGGGAGACTATACCCTTGTTCTCTGCTTCCAAATCCACCACCTTCCCCGTTCTCTCCGGCGTCCGCCGCCACTCTCTATCGGTCCCTTTCGTCTCCTCTTCCCCCAACCTCGTCATGTCTCCACCTAAACCTCTCACTCTAACTCCACTCCAACACTCTCCTCTTTTCGATTACCACCGCCTCGATCAACAACTTCTCCGCACCCTCGCTTACGACGCCCTCGTTTGGAGCTCTCTCCACGGCCTCCTCGTTGCCGATAAATCCGTCCAG AATTCGGGAAGCGTTCCAGGCGTGGGATTGGTGCATGCTCCGGTTGCCTTGTTACCCACGCCATTTCCGGAAAACCAGTGGAGCGAAGCGATTGAGTTGGCTCCTATTTTCAATGAACTCGTTGATCGGATCAGCTTGGATGCAACGTTTCTCCAACAGTCTCTCTCCAG AACTAAGAAAGCGGATGAGTTCACCTCAAGACTTCTGGATATTCATTCCAAGATGCTAAAGATTGACAAAAAAGAG GAAATTCGATTGGGGTTACATCGTTCAGATTATATGCTTGATGAAAAGACTAATTCACTTTTGCAAATAGAACTCAACACTATTGCCTCTTCATTTGCCGGTCTTAGTAATCTTGTGACTGAACTTCATAG ATACATACTTTCTCGCCATGGAAATTTGCTTGGACTAGATTCCAAAAGCATCCCTGCCAACAATGCCGTCAATCAGTATGCAGAGGCCTTAGCTAAAGCTTGGAGTGAGTATGACAACCCCAG GGCGGTGATCATGATTGTGGTTCAGGCTGAAGAACGGAACATGTACGACCAGCATTTTGTTTCTGCTGTTCTTAGAGAAAA GCATAATATTTCAACTATACGAAAGACGTTAGCCGAAGTTGATCAAGAAGGAGAAATTCTTCCCGATGGAACACTTTCAGT GAATGGACAAGCTATTTCAGTCATTTATTTCCGGGCTGGCTATACACCAGATGACTATCCTTCAGAATCA GAATGGAGAGCTAGGTTACTGATGGAACAATCTTCTGCCATCAAATGTCCTTCCATATCCTATCATTTGGCTGGCACCAAAAAGATTCAGCAGGAACTTGCAAAGCCTGGTGTGCTTGAGAG GTTCCTTGAAAGCAAAGATGACGTTGACAAACTGCGTAAATGCTTTGCTGGGTTGTGGTGTTTGGATGACCCTAACATTGTTAGAAAAGCAATTGAAAGGCCGGAGTTATTTGTGATGAAACCCCAAAGAGAAGGAGGAG GAAACAACATTTATGGTGACGATGTGAGGGAAACCCTCCTAAAATTGCAGCAAGCAGGTTCtcaagaagatggagcttacATCCTTATGCAGAGGATATTTCCATCTGTTTCTGCAGCAATTTTGATGCGTAATGGTTGTTGGCATAATGATCGTGTAGTTTCAGAACTTGGTGTGTTCGGTACTTATTTAAG AAATAAGAATAGGGTTATCATGAACAAACAAAGCGGTTATTTGGTGCgtacaaaaatatcatcatctgATGAAGGTGGAGTTGCAGCCGGTTTTGCAGTGCTAGATAGTCTATACCTGACCTGA